In Pelodictyon luteolum DSM 273, the genomic stretch AGCCGCTCTGGAACCGCCACTACATCGCCAGCGTCAGCATCACCATTGCAGAGGATTTCGGCATCCGCGGGCGTGGCGCGTTTTATGAGGAGGTCGGCCTCCTTCGCGACATCATCCAGAACCATGCACTGCAGCTGCTGGCATCCGTTGCCATGGAGCCGCCCGTCGACCTCCAGGCCGACTCGGTTCGCGATGAGAAGAGCAAGGTTCTGCGCTCGATCCGCCGCCACACTCCTGCAGACGCCGGCAGTGCCGTCGTGCTCGGTCAGTATGAGGGGTACCGGAACGAAAAAGACGTCGACCCGCATTCCACCGTTGAAACTTTCGCCGCAATCAGGTTTTTTGTCGACAACTGGCGGTGGCAGGGTGTGCCGTTTTATGTGAAGGCGGGCAAGAACCTGTCGGAAACGCGCACCCAGATCGTCATCACCTTCAAGTGCCCCCCCCAGAACTTTTTCGGCCCCGCCGATAGCTGCAGCTACACGGCCAATCAGGTCATCATGACCATTCAGCCGGAGGAGACGATCGCCCTGCGGTTCGGCACCAAGCGGCCGGGCGAGGCGGTGGTGACCGATCCTGTCTACATGAAGTTCGATTACCGCAATGCGTTTCCGGGCGAGGGGCTTACCGCCTACCACCGGCTGCTGCTTGATGCCATTGCCGGTGACCGGTTGAATTTCATCCGCCAGGACAGCGTGGAGCATGCCTGGGAGGTGGTCGACGCCATCCGCCATTCGGTTGACGGAACCCCGCCTGCGCCCTATCCTGTCCATTCAGATGGCCCTGCCGATGCGTCCCTGATTTATGGCTGAGCCTTAAACCAGAGGGTTCTGCCTTGTACTGGACGGACCCTCGAAGCCGGCAGCTCAGGCCGTTGTCCGCTGATGATCGACGTTGCAAGTGACGCCCGCTCGACTGACGGTACGAAAAAAAGCACCGTCCGGGCATGGTTCAGCACCGGGAGCGTGAAGGTCAGGCGCGGGACCCGAGGCTCCAGGTCGGGAGCCTGGACTGCAATGACCCAGCGGCTCTTTTCTTCGAGCGCTCCCGTATTGCCCGGAAAGAGCGAGGCGGTGTGACCGTCCGGCCCCAGTCCGAGGAGCACCAGGTCGAACATCGGGAACCCCTCACGGAGTGCACCCCCGGAGCCTGCCGGAGACTGTCTGATCAGTGATTCATATGCCGCCGCCGCTGTATCCGGCACCTTTTCCCCCTCCATCCTGTACACCCTAAGTCCGCCGGCTTCCATCCCGTGGAAAAGGGATTCCTCTGCCATCCGGTAATTGCTTCGGGGGTCGCCGGGCGGCAGGGAGCGCTCATCGCCCCAGAAAAAGAGGCACTCATTCCACGGCATGCCTATGGTTCCGTCCCCTTGGACTCCGTCTTTTGGGGGCTCAAGGTCGTGGCGAAGGAAGCGGCTGGCATGAAGGCCCGTTCTCAGGAGGCGGTAGAGCGCTCGCGGGGAATTTCCGCCGGACAGCGCCATGGCAAAGAAGCCCTGCCCGCTGACACTTCGCCATGCTTCAAGAATGATGATGGCTGCGGCGTGTTCGGCCAGCTCCTCCGGAGTGCCGGTAAAAATCTCTGTTGATTTGTCCATAGGGGACAGGTGTTCATGTTTTGTTTTTCCTGAGCTCGCGGACCGTTTCGGCGATATGGCTGGCAGTGAAGCCCAGTGCCTCCATAACAGCTCCGCCCGGTCCGGACGCTCCGAACCGGTCGATGGCGATGATGCATCCCGACGGACCGCTGAAGCGGTCCCATCCGAACGGTGAGGCAGCCTCGACGACGACACGGGTGGTTACCCTCGGAGGCAGCACCCGGTGCTGCCACGCTTCCGGCTGGAGGAGGAACAGTTCGCGTGAAGGCATGGAGACCACCCTTGCCGCGATGCCCTCTTTCTCCAGCATCACCTTCGCCTGAAGGGAGATGTGGACTTCCGAGCCTGTGGCTATGATGATGGCCGCATCTTCCGGCGCCGGTGCGCCACTCCAGTCAGAGAGGATGTAGCCTCCCTTTGCCACTTCCTCCATGCAGCTGTCGTTTTCCCTGTCAAGCACGGGGAGCTTCTGGCGGGTGAGGACAAGGGCGACGGGACCCTTGAGGCCGAGTGCCAGAGCCCATGCCGCTTTCGTCTCGTTGGCGTCCGCCGGCCGGATGATGGTGAGGTTCGGCATGGCCCTGAGCATGGCAAGCTGTTCGACCGGCTGGTGCGTCGGTCCGTCCTCTCCGAGGCCTATGCTGTCATGGGTGAAGATGAATACCACGGGGAGCCGCATGAGAGCAGAGAGACGGATCGCCGGTTTCATGTAATCGGAGAAGATGAGGAATGTCGCGCCGTAGGGACGGAGGATTCCTGAGAGCGCGATGCCGTTGAGGATGGCTCCCATGGAGTGTTCCCGGACTCCGAAATGGATGGTGGCCCCTCCGGGATTTTCGGCTGTGAAGCTCGCTGCTCCCTTGAGGAATGTGCCGCAGGAGGAGCCGAGATCAGCCGAACCGCCGATGAGGAAAGGAATGGTTTCCGCCATGGCTTCCAGGCAGGCCTGCGACGCCTGGCGGGTTGCCCTCTCCTGCGGGGGAGTGAATGAGGGAAGTGCGTCCTCCCACTCTTCAGGGAGCCTGCCCTCCAGCCGATCCCGGAGGCTTTGGGCTATTTCGGGGAAGCGGAGGGCATAGTGGCCGAACATGCTGTTCCATGTTGCTTCGAGGACTTCGCCCTGCTCCCGAACGGGGCGGAAGTGTTCCCGGACTTCGGGGGCGACGTGGAACCGCGCTTCCGGCGGAAAGCCGAAGGCTGCTTTCAGCAGCGCAGTCTCTTCCTTGCCGAGCGGTTCTCCGTGCGCCTTTGCCGTGTCCTGACGGTTGGGACTGCCGTAGCCGATGTGTGTCCGGACCCTGATGAAGCTGGGGCGCCGGCTCTCTTCCCTGGCCAGCATCACCGCATCATGTATGGCTTTGGTGTCGTTGCCGTCCTCAACCTCCTGAACATGCCAGCCATAGGCCCGGTACCGGGACGAGGTGTCTTCGGTGAAGGCGAGGGAAGTCGGGCCCTCTATCGATATTCCGTTGCTGTCGTACAGGCAGATCAGTTTGCCGAGCTGCAGGTGGGCGGCAAGCGAGGCTGCTTCGCTCCCGATGCCCTCCATCATGTCCCCGTCGCTGCAGATGACATAAGTATAGTGGTCGATGAGCTCAATTTCGCCCCGGTTCAGGATGGCTGCGGCATGCCGTTCCGAAATGGCCATGCCGACGGCGGTGGCGATGCCCTGCCCGAGCGGCCCCGTGGTGGTTTCCACTCCCGGGGTCAGTCCGTATTCGGGATGACCGGGCGTGCGGCTTCCAAGCTGTCGGAACTGCTGCAGGTCCTCCATTGTGAGATCGTATCCCGACAGATGGAGCATAGCATAGAGCATTGCGGATGCGTGCCCTGCGGAGAGGACGAACCGGTCCCGGTTAAGCCATGAAGGGTTCCGGGGGTTGTGTCTCATGATGTGTCGGAAGAGCACGAAGAGCATCGGGGCTGCGCCGAGCGGCATGCCGGGGTGGCCGGACTGTGCCCGCTCCACCATGTCGACGGCAAGGATTCTGACGGTGTTGATCGCCAGCTGGTCTGAAGCATCTGGTGCCATGTCGGGTTCCGGCGGTTTTTCCTGTCTCCTCTTCATCGGCAATATACCAACCCATCCGGCCAGCCGAAAGGTTTCATTGAGACGCACCCGGCTTTGCTGGCGGCGGAAGTGTTGCGTACCTTTCTGTACGGGCCCGCCAACGAAAGCACTTGCATATGCCTCTCAACGACGGCTACGGCGTTCTTGCCGGAACGCTCGGCAACTGGTACTGCGACCACTCAAGGGAGGCGGGGCAGTACTATCACTGCAACCTCAGGGTCAGGGCGCGGGGCCGGTATTTCCGCTGCCCGGTCGACCTTGACAGCAAGCACCTTCCTGACGGGCTGGAGTGGCGGGTCGTCGATCCCGTTCCCCCGTTTCCTGTTCAGCTGGAGCGCCTGGCCGACGGGTGGCATGCACTTGAATCCCGCCCCGGGACCGGAGCCATCGACTACTACCGCAGCCCCGAGCTGCGCCCTCCTGCGCCGGATCCCTCTCCGGCCGCATGGATGTCGGGAACCGGTGCCCGGGCATTCAGGGATCTGGAGCCCCTGCTCCTGCAGTGCCGGAGGATCTTTGTGTTCGGCGAGCCGTTCCGTCATGGCAGCGGGGTGCACAACATCCACCAGAACCAGGGTGATCCGCCGCATTCGAGGTGGCGGAGGGAGAACGGCAGCTGGCAGGATGGTGCCATATTCATCCTTCGTCATGATGGTACCTTCGCGGCATTTTTGTGTAAATTCAAGACGCAGAAACTTTTTTCTCCTTCAGAGCAGGACCTTTCTCATGGTGCCAGTGAAAAAAGGGATACTCGACCGGTACGCAAGGACTGACGAGGGACGCGTGGTGATTGACGTTGCCGCACTGCGCGTGGAGGATCTCTATGCGGATTTCGACAAAAAGGCCCCCTATCACCGCAAGGACTTCGATGACAATCTGGTGGAGTACCTTGCGGACTGCGTGCAGGAAATCGGCCGCTCGGATTTCGTCATCCGGTTCGCCTTCGACCAGACGCCGGAAGACGTTCTTCTGGAGGAGGTCCGTTCGGGCATCAACTCCTTTTTCATCTACCTGCGCGCACTGGAGCTGGCGGCCATACGAAAGTTGCTGCAGGTATCCTTCATCCTTCTGTTTTCGGGTCTCTTGATGCTTGTCGCATCCCTCTGGCTACCCGGATATTTCGAGATTCCACCGGAAGGCGCAGCACCCTCGAGAATTCTGGTCGAAGGCATCACGATTGCCGCATGGGTTGCGATATGGGAGGCGCTGGTCCGATTTCTGGTGGACTGGCCCCCTAAAATCCGCCGCGTCCGTCGATTCCGGCGCATTGCCTCCGCACCGGTCATCTTCATCCCTGCAAGGGAGCTGGCGGAAGTTGCCGCCACCATCAGGAGTCGGGGATAGATGTGAATATTATATATATTAAATGTTTATTGTAATGCTTGAGCCCGTTCGGCGTCTACGCCTTCCGGATCTCTTCAATCTAGAGTGATGTGTATGGCCACGATGAGAACGGTCGCGTTCAGCGCCCTGCTTTACATAATTGTCTTGTTTCTTCCTGCACCGGTTCTGGCGGCCGGCACGCCGCCATCGCGTGCAGCCCATATTGCCGCCTTTGCCGCTGCTCCGGCCCTCCGATCCGAGATCAGCCCGAAACTGCTCACGGTCGCGCTTTCCGGGTATTACCGCATGCTTGAGCAGGGGGAAATCCTGCGGGAGGGTGTTATGACCGTGATCGATTTCAACCGTCCGTCTTCTGAAAAAAGACTGTTCGTCATTGACATCCGGAACATGAGCATCATCTATTCCTCCCTTGTGGCACATGGCAGCGGGAGCGGGGGCGCCAAGGCCGCTCGCTTTTCCAATGAACCGGGATCATTTCAGAGCAGTCTGGGCTTTTTCACCACGGGTGATACCTATGCGGGCCGGCATGGCTATTCGCTCCGGCTTGAAGGGCTGGAAGAGGGGGTCAACGACAACGCCGCGATGCGCAGCATCGTCATCCATGGAGCCGACTATGCCACCCGAGGGTTCATCTCGAAGTACGGCCGGCTCGGCCGGAGCCAGGGGTGCCCGGCGCTGCCGCCCGGCAGTTCACGGCCGGTGATCGATCTCATCAAAGGCGGAAGCTGCCTGTTCATCTATCACGACAGTGCGGGGTATGCTGCCTCGGTTCCACTGCCGGATCCCGACCGTCCGTCCTGACGGCGGCACAGTGACCAACCGGAGGGTTGCATATGCTTCTCTTGCTCCTGATCCTCTTCGCATTCAGTCCGGCTCCGCCGGCACTGGAGGCCGCACAGCCTCAGAACGAGGTGCAGCAGGCGGCCATCAGCCGCTGCATCGCAGGACTCCGGGTGGCGCATCCCGCTCCTGATCCTCACCATACCTGCGTCCGCCAGCTATACGACCTCTATGCCCCAAGGGAGTTCCGGCCTCTCTGGACCAAGCGGCGTTTCGTCGATGCCCTGCTTCGAGAAATCGACTCCTCCGCAACGGACGGCCTTGATCCCGATGACTACCACCGCGATGCCGTTTTGCGCCTGAAGCATTCCCCGCCCTCGACTCTGGACGAACGGGTGCAGGCGGAACTTCTTCTTTCTGACGCCTTCCTCACCCTCGCAGCCCATCTCCGGTACGGCAAGGTCGATCCCCTGCGTCTTGATCCGCACTGGAACTTTCCTGGTTCGGGCGTCCGGTCAGCCATCGGTCCCGGGATGCATCGTGAACCCGGCGAGGAGGGGCCCGCAGCCCTCTTGCAGGAGTTCAGGCTCCGTCATCCCAAGTACCGCATGCTCCGCCGCGCCCTTGCCCGTTACCGCGCCATCGCGGCTTCGGGCGGCTGGCCCGTTCTGCCGCCGGGACCCGCCCTCACTCCCGGCATGCAGAGCTCGCGGGTGCCGGCCCTTCGCCGTCGCCTTGCCATCGTCGGCGACCTCGAAAGCACACTCATCAGGGACAGTTCGACCGTTTTTGACC encodes the following:
- the pgl gene encoding 6-phosphogluconolactonase, with the translated sequence MDKSTEIFTGTPEELAEHAAAIIILEAWRSVSGQGFFAMALSGGNSPRALYRLLRTGLHASRFLRHDLEPPKDGVQGDGTIGMPWNECLFFWGDERSLPPGDPRSNYRMAEESLFHGMEAGGLRVYRMEGEKVPDTAAAAYESLIRQSPAGSGGALREGFPMFDLVLLGLGPDGHTASLFPGNTGALEEKSRWVIAVQAPDLEPRVPRLTFTLPVLNHARTVLFFVPSVERASLATSIISGQRPELPASRVRPVQGRTLWFKAQP
- a CDS encoding DUF2278 family protein, with the translated sequence MPLNDGYGVLAGTLGNWYCDHSREAGQYYHCNLRVRARGRYFRCPVDLDSKHLPDGLEWRVVDPVPPFPVQLERLADGWHALESRPGTGAIDYYRSPELRPPAPDPSPAAWMSGTGARAFRDLEPLLLQCRRIFVFGEPFRHGSGVHNIHQNQGDPPHSRWRRENGSWQDGAIFILRHDGTFAAFLCKFKTQKLFSPSEQDLSHGASEKRDTRPVRKD
- the zwf gene encoding glucose-6-phosphate dehydrogenase, whose product is MDNFTIVIFGATGDLAHRKLFPSVFDLALHQHLPDEYRVIGCGRRSFSHQEFRDMVLRSLQDASGNAGFDDGVLNAFLRRLFYVRLDIAESEGYHRLYREIMDAAGESGVCTHLLYYLAVSPGLLPVIVGNLSVAGLGGKDLPCTGWRKIIVEKPFGSDLQSARRMNAAVGEVFNEDQIFRIDHYLGKETVQNILVFRFSNGIFEPLWNRHYIASVSITIAEDFGIRGRGAFYEEVGLLRDIIQNHALQLLASVAMEPPVDLQADSVRDEKSKVLRSIRRHTPADAGSAVVLGQYEGYRNEKDVDPHSTVETFAAIRFFVDNWRWQGVPFYVKAGKNLSETRTQIVITFKCPPQNFFGPADSCSYTANQVIMTIQPEETIALRFGTKRPGEAVVTDPVYMKFDYRNAFPGEGLTAYHRLLLDAIAGDRLNFIRQDSVEHAWEVVDAIRHSVDGTPPAPYPVHSDGPADASLIYG
- the tkt gene encoding transketolase, translating into MAPDASDQLAINTVRILAVDMVERAQSGHPGMPLGAAPMLFVLFRHIMRHNPRNPSWLNRDRFVLSAGHASAMLYAMLHLSGYDLTMEDLQQFRQLGSRTPGHPEYGLTPGVETTTGPLGQGIATAVGMAISERHAAAILNRGEIELIDHYTYVICSDGDMMEGIGSEAASLAAHLQLGKLICLYDSNGISIEGPTSLAFTEDTSSRYRAYGWHVQEVEDGNDTKAIHDAVMLAREESRRPSFIRVRTHIGYGSPNRQDTAKAHGEPLGKEETALLKAAFGFPPEARFHVAPEVREHFRPVREQGEVLEATWNSMFGHYALRFPEIAQSLRDRLEGRLPEEWEDALPSFTPPQERATRQASQACLEAMAETIPFLIGGSADLGSSCGTFLKGAASFTAENPGGATIHFGVREHSMGAILNGIALSGILRPYGATFLIFSDYMKPAIRLSALMRLPVVFIFTHDSIGLGEDGPTHQPVEQLAMLRAMPNLTIIRPADANETKAAWALALGLKGPVALVLTRQKLPVLDRENDSCMEEVAKGGYILSDWSGAPAPEDAAIIIATGSEVHISLQAKVMLEKEGIAARVVSMPSRELFLLQPEAWQHRVLPPRVTTRVVVEAASPFGWDRFSGPSGCIIAIDRFGASGPGGAVMEALGFTASHIAETVRELRKNKT
- a CDS encoding murein L,D-transpeptidase catalytic domain family protein, whose protein sequence is MATMRTVAFSALLYIIVLFLPAPVLAAGTPPSRAAHIAAFAAAPALRSEISPKLLTVALSGYYRMLEQGEILREGVMTVIDFNRPSSEKRLFVIDIRNMSIIYSSLVAHGSGSGGAKAARFSNEPGSFQSSLGFFTTGDTYAGRHGYSLRLEGLEEGVNDNAAMRSIVIHGADYATRGFISKYGRLGRSQGCPALPPGSSRPVIDLIKGGSCLFIYHDSAGYAASVPLPDPDRPS